NNNNNNNNNNNNNNNNNNNNNNNNNNNNNNNNNNNNNNNNNNNNNNNNNNNNNNNNNNNNNNNNNNNNNNNNNNNNNNNNNNNNNNNNNNNNNNNNNNNNNNNNNNNNNNNNNNNNNNNNNNNNNNNNNNNNNNNNNNNNNNNNNNNNNNNNNNNNNNNNNNNNNNNNNNNNNNNNNNNNNNNNNNNNNNNNNNNNNNNNNNNNNNNNNNNNNNNNNNNNNNNNNNNNNNNNNNNNNNNNNNNNNNNNNNNNNNNNNNNNNNNNNNNNNNNNNNNNNNNNNNNNNNNNNNNNNNNNNNNNNNNNNNNNNNNNNNNNNNNNNNNNNNNNNNNNNNNNNNNNNNNNNNNNNNNNNNNNNNNNNNNNNNNNNNNNNNNNNNATTTCTTTATGCTCTCATGGGAAAGATTCATTTAGTGACATaatactttttatattttattggcAAACATACTGTGTCtgtatgaaatttgtttcattatGCAAGTTTATTATGAGACTAATTTATCTTCAATTTGATACGAAAATATTTGCAACtaatgatgattttggcataaaattttggtagagactTCTTATTGTCTTATAGGTTCATATTGAGAATCGACAAGATACAATTTCAACTTGGATATGTGATCATGATTTCAACCATTTGGAGTGCACAAAAGGGAGTAAGGGTATCCTGAAATACTCAGTgtttatagttaaatttatttaatgaattaattgttATATTGTTGTTCATAAGTGGTAGCAGGTGTACTCAAAGTTTCATGGACTTGAGAGGTACTCTTGATCAGAAGATTTAATGTATGATGTATTTCCATTATACTTAACTATATACCAATGCgtatttaatttccaattatacTGAGGTGAAATCCATTAATTATTTGTGTGCAAGATTGTGTaggaaatattttaataacatGCAGGTTTAAAGCGCGCTAAAATGGAGAACAAAGACATGACCTACATTATATATGCCTTGTGAAGGCTAGTTTTGATATGCATGCCTCGTGGAGGAGGCTATTAATGCAAAATGTCGAGGGGGATGTGCTTAAGCCCATAAGGGAGTCACCTAGGGAGGTAACCCAACTTCTGTGATTGGAGatcccatgaaggaagttcaaTGTGGTAGAAACAATCCATATTGCGTGACTCATATAGCACTCATAAAACTATGGAGATATCCTTGAGATATTCTTCTGCTCATCCCTAAGGCAAAAGTGCTATTTTATGTGACGTTAGGAAGGGATTTATCCCTGAATGAGTTTCGAGGCGGGCAAACTCCCGCAGGGTGCAGGTCACATGTACTCTTGGAGAACTCACCTAAGTGAGAGACGTCGTGAGGCCGCGACTATGAGAATTGGGCTATTCTCTAGTAACTCTCATGAGAATCAAGATTAGCGCATGGCCATAAATAGCGCTACCCCGCATCCAAGTCTCAACTAATACTATGTGTgggatatgttgaagtttggtCAAAGGTGCCGAGTTCAATACTGTGTACACTCAGGTTCCTCAAATGGAGACTATCATCACTAAGTGAAGGTTCAAGCCCGGAAGGCACCTACACCTATTACATAGTATTATATtgcccatatatatattatatatttttcactgtttttttttgtcatggtaaaattttgaaaaccttgtgggggattgttggaattttaaaaggttttaaaaatttaaccattttatttatttaattattttggctgttttattttatttattatgggggttataaatatttaatatttaggttttatttctggttggtgaatgccttaattttttggttggtgaacttttatggttggtgaaggttacatgtttttggatgcctataaaaggccactcctccttcacatttgatatacacacaatacacacaataacacacaatacattatcagaatatcacatacacattctaattctctccttgtctacttttacatatattctctactttatattattattattttgggcaatggttatgtgacttggatacctatatctgtctgtgaatgtgctcatagcggatcttgagtttgtgtacaaggggtcgtatcttggagtcttgtagaccgtcagtacctgcacatagggaggctacaaaggctttaggacagcgtctttgacgtgcttcaccgtaccaaactcaccttcttacttattatttattttccttttacttacctattattttgttttcttctatttcATTATACATTCAaaactttccaatttgtttatatgttatttataatataaatattttgtatttggctttacggaaagaggaaaactattattttttataacatcAACACCATCTTCGGTAAGCTCATGACTTTCCCACATATGACCAATTAATTTGTTTCACAAATAAGCTTTGTAATCTGCTGAGGCTCTGCTTCttcctttaaaaagaaaaaaaatttgtatgtcttcttgtttttgttcgTTTCTCTCCGACACTTCACAAGTTATTAAAACTGATTTGTTCAGCACAGAAGGTGTACTTATTCACTATCGTTTGCTTATAAATTATAACATATAGCACGTCAGTAATTACAACatctttatattaaaaatatgcTTTTATCTTTATCATATGACCTGTTTCCTTGTCGAATTGTGTATTTCTAATTTTGTCATCAATTTGCAGAAGCAAAAAGGTTAATTGGTAGGAGGTTCAGTGATGAATGCGTTAAAAATGATATGAAGCATTGGCCATTCAAGGTCGTTGAAGGTCCTGCTGAGAAGCCAATGTTTGTGGTTACGCACAAGGGCGTGGAGAAACAATTTGCTGCTGAAGAAATCTCATCTATGGTTCTTGTAAAGATGCGGGAGATTGCTGAGGCCTACCTCGGTTCAACGGTGAAAAATGCAGTTATCACCGTCCCTGCCTACTTTAACGACTGTCAGCGACAGGCTACGAAAAATGCAGGTGCTACTGCTGGCCTAAATGTGATGCGTATCATTAATGAGCCGACTGCTGCAGCCATTGCTTACGGGCTTGACAGGAAGTCCGGTTGGTATAGCAAGAGAAATGTGATGATATTTGATTTTGGTGGTGGTACTTTGGATGTTTCACTTCTTACCATAGCTGATAGTGCCTTTGAAGTGAGGGCCACTTCTGGAGACACTCATCTAGGAGGTGGTGACTTTGATAACAGAATGGTGAATTATTGTGTTGAGCAATTCAAGAGGAAGCATAATGTAGACATTGGTGGAAACCCAAGGGCTCTTGCGAGGTTAAGAAATGCCTGTGAGAAGGCGAAGAGGAGGCTTTCATTTATGTCTGAGACTGACATTGACATTGATTGTTTGAATCAGGGTATTGATTTCTACTTGACTATTACACGTGCCAAATTCGAGCAACTCAACATGGATTTCTTTGAAAAATGCATGCAGCCTGTTGAAAGGTGTTTGAAGGATGCAAATATGGGCATAAGCAGAATCGATGATGTTGTCCTTGCCGGTGGCTCTTCTAGGATCCCCAAGGTGCAACAGCTTTTGCAGGAGGTGTTCAAAGGGAAGGAGCTGTGCAAGGGCATTAATCCTGACGAGGCTATCGCATACGGTGCCGCTGTTGAAGCTGCAGTCTTGAGTGGTGGGAATCCAACTGGGATGCTTCAAGACTTGAGACTCTTAGATGTCACCCCTGTGTCACTTGGGGTAGCGACTTCACTCTCTGCGGGTGAGAGAGATTTTATGACAGTTGTGATTCCAAGAAACACCAGAATTCCTGTCATGAAGAAGGTGGTATTAGTTACTTCCCAGGACAACCAATCTTCTGTCCCCTTTCGCGTTTATGAGGGTGAGAGTACAACTgctaaaaataataactttTTAGGTGAATTTTACCTTAATGACATTCCTCCAGCTCCCCAAGGTGTTCCTAAATTTGAAACATGCTTTGACATTGATGAAAATGGGATTCTAAGCGTCTCTGAGGAGGACATGTCCACCGGCCAGAAGAAGGGGATTACATTCAACAGTGACCGAAGAAATTGTGAAGGAATTGAGACTGATCTAAAATAGTGATGTAAGGAACTTCAATTTGTGGCATGCTATTATAAACTGAGATAGCTTGTATTCATCAATTGTCACATCTTATTGGTTGTTGATGTTAAATCCTAATGCCCTCTCCTCGACTTGGaaggagttgaaattttagtcTTTCTAGTCTTTCAAAGGTTACATAATTTCATTCCCTAGCTGCTCACCCACTTATTGCAAAACATGAGATGACAAACTCAGACAAAgattgattttctttctttgatgaaATGGGGGAAAACCCCAAGAACAACAACACCCTAACCACCACAAATCAGACGACAAAGATTAAAACATCTCATTTGCCTCATAACAACCAACCGACCAACCGCAGAAGGAGCATCTTGAAAAGGTGAATGATTAAACCTCTGCAGAAGTTTAAACAGATGTCGACGATACGACGGCCCAACGCCATTCAACGCTCTGCACCACGATGCTACGCCGCCCTTTTGATTCGTCTCAACTCTGAATCGGTGCGGCCGGCCGCAATCGCTCGCTGCCCTTCTAATTCTAGATTACCAAATTTATACCACGTCGTCCTTTTATCTTCACAGTTCCTTAGCCCATTTCCGTTCATGTTCAAACTTTAGACTTCGAACCCgtaattctttttctattttgggcTTTAGCCCATTTCTATTTGGGCAACTAATAATGCTAGcgttattaatttttcttaatttaattcacttataatatatatttttcttaatttaattcaCTTATCAAATTTATACCACAATCGTTTGAACAGATGATATTTGATTTGTACTGAAAATTAGGAATTTACACATGAATCCTATCAATCCTCCACGCCCCATTGAATGATTTTTCGTTCTCCGCTTGTATCACCGGCTCACAATCATTCACAATCTTATGTGGAACTAATGCTAACACAGTTCATTCGtaatgctttcttttttttttggtgaactGGGGGGGAAAACCccaaacacacaaaacaaactagCCAACACAAATCAAGCGGGGTCTAGGCACCCCTAACAAATCATCCACCAAAGAAGACCCAACCCAACTTGGGGCCTCATCAAAAATGCAGATACCAAAATCTAAGTTATAACTCCAAGCAGCCAGTTGATCTGCAACACTGTTTTTCTCCCTAAAAATATGATGGAGGCTGCAATTCTCAAGCTTCTGCATTAATTGCCAACAATTAGAGACCAAAGATGCAAGAGGGTGCAAAGTAAGAGAATCATGTTGCTGAACAAGCTGGATAGCAACAGCCGAATCCATCTCAACGATAAGGTTATTAAACCCTTTCTCAACAGCCATCCTCAGACCAAAAAACAAGCCCCATAATTCAACCTCTAGAATCTGCCCTTTTCCCAAATTAATTGCAAAACCACTACACCAATCACCAGAAACATCACGCAGCAAACCTCCAGCACCAATATGGCCAGAAGCAACTTTCCTAGAGCCATCAACATTCAGTTTAAAGACCCCAGCAGGAGGAGGTTCCCAAGCAAACCAAGCCTCAACCTTAGCACACTTGATAGAAGAAACAATAGAAGCGTTAAACCATTCCTTCACAGCAGCAGTAATAATCTGTATAGAGTCAAAAGCCAATTCTTCATCACCATGAAATACATAGAAATTCCTCCATTTCCATATGTACCAAcatgtgaaaacaaaaaccaaattccAGGGAAAACCATCAGCCCAAACAATCTTCGACATCAAGTTTACTTTAAGCCAAGGCTGAAAGTCCATAGTAAAAAATCCAGCACTTTGACTAGAATTAAGAAGAGCATTCCACACCTTCCTAGCCTTAACACAATCACGAAGAATATGAAGAACAGACTCCACAGGCCAATGACAAGAACCACAAGAAGCATCCAAAGACAGTTGTCTTCTAGCTCTTTGCTCATTAGAAAGAATTTTTCCTTGAAAaacaagccaaaagaaaatatgcaaCTTGGGAGGAATCTTAAGCTTCCACAAAAACTTCCAATCAACATCAGAGCAACCCTCAAAAAGCATATTATAAGCAGATTTTACAGAGAAAATCCCATTGGGAGAAAACTTCCAAATTTGAGCATCCTGAATCCCACTATTAAACCCCACAGGATAGCTAATAACTCGTTGGACCAGATCATTAGGTAAAGCAGCCCTTAGTTTCTCCATATCCCACCAACCATTTTTGTAAAAACTGGAAATAACAGAATCTGGGTCACAAATATGCACACAACTATCATTTTGGTTTAAAGGAGCATCAAAAACCCAATTATCCTTCCAAAAACTAACAGTACCACCATCCCCAATTCTCCATAACATACCCTTCCTTAGAAGAGCAGCCCCATGTAGCACACCTCTCCAACTAGAAGAACAATCCTGCCTAAAAATCACAGAATCATCAAGAATAGAATGGCCTTTAAGGTATTTAGCCTCATAAATCTTTGCCCACAATCCTTCATCCTTAATATGCAACCTCCAACCAATCTTGGCTAACAAAGCTTGATTCATAGCACCAGTTTTTTTAAAGCCCAACCCCCCTTTACTCTTAGGCCTACAAACAAGATCCCACTGACAAAGATGGACCCTGCTCATTTTCTCACtcccaccccaaaaaaaatttcgatttAATTTATCAAGTGCATCACACACACTAGTAGGCAGTTTAGCAGTTTGCATTGCATAAACAGGTACAGCCGAAGTAACAGATTGAATAAGGGTAGCTCTACCagttaaagaaagaaatttacCCTTCCAAGCAGCAAGTCTTTTATGCACTTTGTCAATTAAGCTACTATAAGTCCTTTTATCAATTCGAGAATGCAATAGAGGCATGCCCAGGTACCTTCCAAGATCTTCAGTTAGAGGAGAGCCACAAATACAACTGATTTCCTTAGCTATCTCCTTACAGGTGTTGGGAGAACAGAAGATAGC
The Prunus dulcis chromosome 2, ALMONDv2, whole genome shotgun sequence DNA segment above includes these coding regions:
- the LOC117620058 gene encoding heat shock 70 kDa protein 4-like translates to MKHWPFKVVEGPAEKPMFVVTHKGVEKQFAAEEISSMVLVKMREIAEAYLGSTVKNAVITVPAYFNDCQRQATKNAGATAGLNVMRIINEPTAAAIAYGLDRKSGWYSKRNVMIFDFGGGTLDVSLLTIADSAFEVRATSGDTHLGGGDFDNRMVNYCVEQFKRKHNVDIGGNPRALARLRNACEKAKRRLSFMSETDIDIDCLNQGIDFYLTITRAKFEQLNMDFFEKCMQPVERCLKDANMGISRIDDVVLAGGSSRIPKVQQLLQEVFKGKELCKGINPDEAIAYGAAVEAAVLSGGNPTGMLQDLRLLDVTPVSLGVATSLSAGERDFMTVVIPRNTRIPVMKKVVLVTSQDNQSSVPFRVYEGESTTAKNNNFLGEFYLNDIPPAPQGVPKFETCFDIDENGILSVSEEDMSTGQKKGITFNSDRRNCEGIETDLK